The DNA segment GCCATTCAAATCCCAGTCGGTGGCCCCTTCGGCAATCCCCTCAACCGCCTCACAGGACAGGCTCAAGGTTTCGGAGGTAATATACTCAAGGTGCGTCGCCACCGCCTGCCTGACTTCAGCCGGCCCCACGAATTGCACGCGGATCCGCTGCGTCACTTCCAGGTCGGCTGTCTTGCGCATATTCTGAAGTTTGCTGACAAACTCACGGGCCAAGCCTTCCGCGACCAGCTCGGGCGTCAGCGCGGTATCCAGGGCGACCACAATGCCGCCTTCCGCGGCCACCACACTGCCCTCGCGCGGCAGATGCTCGATGATCACGTCGTCCAGTGTCAAGTCGACGGCGGTGCCGTCCAGCATCACGGCCAGCGACTCACCCCGGGCCAGAATTTCAATCTGCTCGCTCTTAAGGGCCGCCACGAGGCCAGCCGCCTTCCTCATGAGCGGGCCCAGCTTCGGGCCCAGCCTGGCAAAATTCGCCTTGGTCTTGACGGTGGCAAAATCGGCTTCACTCAGACGGAACTCCGCCTCTTTCACATTCAGCTCTTCCATGATGATCTCTTTCAAATCACTCATACAGGCGAGCAATTCAGCATTCCGGCAGGCGACATGAAGTTTCTTCAGGGGCTGCCGCACCTTCAAGTCATGCGCGGAGCGCAGGGTGCGTCCCAGGGCCACCACCGTCATGACCGCCGCCATCTGTCGCTCCAGGGCCGGGTCACGGCGGGTGCTGTCCCCTCCCGGAAAATCACACAGGTGTACGGATTCAGGCATATCGGCCGTCCGCAAATTCCGGTAAATGGCTTCACTGATAAAGGGGATGAACGGGGCCGCAATCTTGGAGGTGTTCAGCAGCACATAATACAGCGTCTCATAGGCCTGCGCCTTATCGGCGTCATCCTGCGACTTCCAGAACCGGCGGCGGCTGCGCCGGATATACCAGTTGGTCAGGTCTTCGACGAACCGGACAAAAGGCCGGACCGCCCCCTGCAGGTCATAATGATCCATGGCCTTGGTAACATTCGCCGACAGCGATTCCATGGAACTGCGGATCCAGCGATCCAGGAGATTTTCATCCTGAATTCTGGATTCTGGATTCTGGATTCTGGATTCTGGACGCCACCCATCCACATTGGCATAGGTCACAAAGAAGCCATAGGCATTCCACAAAGGAATCAACAGGTTCCGCATCAGGTCCTGCACCCCGGTTTCTGAAAACCGCAGATCCTCCGCCCGGACAACGGGAGAGTTGATCAGATAGAGCCGCAACGCATCCGCACCATAGGTGTTGATGATGTAGCTCGGATCCGGGTAGTTCTTGAGGCGCTTGCTCATTTTACGCCCGTCCTCCGCCAGCACCAGCCCGTTGACAATCACGTTCCGGAAGGCCGGCTTGTCAAACAGGGCCGTCGAGAGGACCGTCAGGGTATAGAACCAACCCCGCGTCTGATCCAGCCCCTCGGCAATGAAGTCGGCCGGGAAATGGCTTTCAAACTGCGTTCGGTTTTCAAACGGATAATGGGCCTGCGCATAGGGCATCGCGCCACTTTCAAACCAGCAATCCAGCACTTCCGGAATCCGCTTGAGCATGCCCCGCCCTTCGCGCGAGGGGATCTCAATCTTATCCATGAAATGCTTATGCAGATCTGTCACCTTGTGACCGGAGAGGGTTTCCAGTTCTGCGGCAGAACCAATGCACACCACTTCCTTGCCGTCATCGCTGCGCCAGACAGGCAACGGAGTGCCCCAGTAACGGTTACGCGAGATATTCCAATCGCGCGCCTGTTCCAGCCATTTTCCGAACCGGCCATCGCGCAAATGCTCAGGAACCCAGCGGGTCTGGCTGTTGGCCTTCAGGATCTGATCGCGCATCTGTTCCACCTTGACATACCAGGCCGAAATCGCGCGATAGATCAGCGGCGTATCACAACGCCAGCAGTGCGGATAGCTGTGATTGATCACGGCGTGATGAATCAGACTCCCCTCCTGCTTCAGCCGTTTGATAATATCGTGATCGGCCTCCTTGACGGCCCGTCCGACATAATCCGGAATCTCTTCGGTAAACCGGCCTTCGGCGTCCACCGGACAGGGGGCCGGCAGATTTTCAGTTTTCCCGACCCGGCTGTCATCTTCACCAAATCCCGGCGCAATGTGTACCACCCCGGTGCCATCGACGGTCGAAACAAAATCACCCGCAATAATCCGGAAGGCCCCCTTAGCCTTGTAATCCGCATAATAGGGAAACAGCGGTTCATACCGCAGACCCAGCAAGGCGGCTCCCGTGGTTTCCTCCACTACTTCAAACGCCGCCCCTTTCTTGTAATAAGCCGCCACCCGGTCTTTGGCGAGGTAGTAGAAATGCGAACCATCCTTGATCTTGACGTAAGGGATATCTTTACCCACCGCCAGGGCCATATTGGATGGCAGGGTCCAGGGCGTGGTCGTCCAAGCCAGCACATAGAGGGCGTCCGCTCCCTCCACCTTGAACCGGATGGTCACCGCCGGATCCTGAACATCAGCGTAGCCCTGATTCGTTTCAAAATTCGAAAGCGGCGTAGTGCAGCGCGGACAATACGGCACAATACGGTGCCCCTCGTAGATCAGTTGTTTTTCCCAAAGGGACTTGAATACCCACCAGATGGACTCCATGAAGGCTGGATCCATGGTCTTGTAATCGTGATCAAAATCAACCCACCGCCCCATCCGTGTCACCACTTGACGCCATTCACGGGTATAGCGCAGGACAATACTGCGGCACCGCTCATTGAATACATCCACGCCCAGAGTCTCAATATCGCGCTTGCCGCTGAGCTTCAGATCCTGCTCGACTTCGTATTCAACGGGTAGCCCATGGCAATCCCAGCCGAACCGCCGGTTGACATAATGGCCGCGCATGGTCTGGTACCGGGGAACGATATCCTTGATAGTACCGGCCAGGAGATGCCCGAAATGGGGCAATCCGGTGGCAAAGGGAGGCCCGTCATAGAAAACATATTCAGGGGCATCCTTGCGCTGCTCGAGCGATTTCTCAAAAATGTGCTGTTGCTCCCAAAATGCCAGAGCTTCCACTTCCTGTCCTGGAAAATCCACTTTTCGCGAAACCGGCTTGAACATATTACGTTTTCTCTTTCTTTTCCACAGCATGCCGAACCGCCTTAAGGAAGGCGGGCGGGCCGAACTTCAACTCATGGGAGCCCCGGGTAATCTTACAGAGACTGATCCCCAGTCGGGTGGCGATGGCCCGTTGCGTGACCCCCTTCTCAAGCAGACAGACCAGCTTCCATCGCAAGGCGATCTTCTCCCGCTCCCGGGGCGTCAGGATGGCCTGAAACACATCATAAACTTCATCCGCACTCAAATGGGACAGGACAGACGCCAGTTCCCGGAGTACACGATCAGGCTGATAGTTGGACTTGGCCATAAGCGGCAACGGGACGGGCTCCTCACCTGCAGAGCGACCTAGAACTTGTAGCCCAGGTACCCACCGAACTCCACGTCTCCAAAATCAAATTTGTTCAGGGAACCCCAATCTTCAAAGACGTAGTAGGCGTTGGCCTGCAGGCTGAGGTTCTTGCCCAGCGGGATATTCAATCCCAGGACCCATTGCCAATACATATCCATCCATTCCCCATCACCCTCGGTATAGGTTGACAGGACACCCAGCCCGCCCTGGAAAATGCCATCCTTCATCAGAAGATTGGCTTCAGGGGTAATCCCATAGTTCAGGTCCGGGTGCTCGTCAAACTCCGGGGTATACCCGCAGACGAATTGCAGCATGGCATTTTCCTCATGGATCTCATAGGCCACGTCATAGGTCAAATCCCCATCAGTATAAGGCAGACTGATGAATTCAGAGTGTTTCAGATGATACCGGGCGCCCAGCGCGACTACCTGAGCCGTCGAGGCCATCGCCATCCCGGTAAGTGTTCCCACCATCAACCCGGCAATTAATGCAACTTTGAGTGTTTTCATGGCCGGAATCATAAACACCCTCCCGTCCGGCGCAAGCTTTTTCACCTGACGTGTTCAACATTCAGGCCTGCTGGTGCCCGGGTGTGTACCGGGCCACCGGGCTCAGAACGGGAGATATCCAGCATCCCATGCGGCGTTGGAAGTTCGGCATGGAAACACACGCCCAATTCCCCTGAAGGCTGGCTGAGGATCCGGTGCCAGCCCGGCTCGACGAGGCTCACCCCCATCAGGTGCCGGACCATGAGATCGATGACGCCTGCCCCCCAGCCGTGGCACAGACTCATGCTGCAAATGAACCCCCATTCATGGCTCGAGTATAACCGCCGGGCATCGTGTAACTCCGGGTCCCACATCTCCCAGAGCGTGGGGGCATTTTCCCTTTCAATGATATCGGCCAGGTAACCGGTTAGGGCACGCACCGCTCCGGCCTGATCGCCACATCGGGCGCGGGCCGCCTGCTCATACCAGGCAAAATAGGGCGTAATGATAGAGGGGATGGCAGAATTATTGAACACGCCCGTCAAAATCTCCTGCCGCATACCCGGGTCGCACATGCCGGCCAGCACTGCCCAGGCATTGGTCTGGCGCGTGGGGCCGGAGGGGCCAAGCCTGACACCGTCCTCATAGGTCCGGCGGTAGTGTCCATCATACCCAGGCATACGCGGGTTGCGCACAGGGCCCACATGGTTGAGCGTGTGGATAAAGCCCGAGCCGGGCTGCCAGAACATGCTGATAACCGCCTCCTGCAGGGTATCGGCCCTCGCCGAAAACCGGGCCGCATCCCCGGACTCTCCGAGCCATAAGGCTATTTCAGCCGCCTGCCGCAACCCTTCCACATGTTTGATTTGCAGCCAGCTTAATTCCTCGAAGCGGCCGCCCACCGGCATATCCGACCAGTCAAGAAAGCCGATCTCAAAGAAGAAGGACTGTTTGGGATCGCGCGTAATAAACCCCTGGCTGTTGACCTGCGTCCGCACGACCCAGTCAAGAAATGCCCGGATCTTGTGGTAATGGGGTAAACTCTGCTCGCGGGAGATCTGATGGGCCAACATGAATTGACGGAGCATGGCAATGGCATCAAAAGAATAGACGGGCACCCCGTTGACCCAGATTTCGACCGGAAATCTAGCGAGCATCCGCTCCACTGGCTCAGGAAGGGGCGTCAGCCAGTCCATTGCGGCCTGAATGGGGCGTGCATCTCCATACCAACCGGTACGATCCCGTTTGATCCCGTCCCACAGACAGTCGGTCCGCGTGCAAAGCCGGGCAGTATAGGCGGCCACCTGCCAGACGCGCTGCATCCGTTTATCCTCACAGCTGAAGGTCGCGAGGGGGGCGGGACAGGGATAGAGCGCCAACGCCCGGATGTGCAACGAGACGGGGCCACGGGCCTCAACCAGACGGAGCCGGACAAACCGGAAGCCCCGGGGCTCCCGGTGGATTCCGTACCGCCACGCATTCCAGGCGGAGTTTTCGAACCGGTGCTGATGCCGGCCAGCCCCGGGACAATGCCAGTAATCCTCGGTGAAAGGCGCCTGGTTTTCAATCAGCCCCTCCGCCTCCGGAATGCTTTCGCCAAAGCGGGCGGTGAGGGAAAAGGCGCCTGCTGCCGACACCTCAAGCACCAGATGGCCATCGAATTCAGTCCCGAAATCGATCAGCAGGTCACAGACCGTGCCGGGCCGGCTGATCAACACCGGACCGGAATCCTGCAACAAATGAAGCCGATCCCCCCACAGGCTGACAGTGCGTTCATCCGGTCCACGCAACAAACCATGCGGGTAAACCCAATAACCAGGGATGCCGTTCTCGACCAGGTCAGGAATACGCCCCTGCGTCGGGTCGGAAGAGAGCGTTTGTGGATGCAACCAAGGTGGGGTGGCCGCAGAGAGGCATGCCGAGTTTGACGCTTGCATGATGGGTGCTGAATCTGTTCTCATAGTGCGCGCCATGGTGGCGAGGCATCAGCCGGAAGTCAAGAGCATGAAAAAAGGGGTAGAGCGGATGAGCCTGAATACACTTGATTTGAATGGAACCTGGCGTGCCCGCTGGTCGGATGGCCAACGGGGGCGTAGCGAGTATGCCCAGCGCGAGGTGACTGACCCGGCCCGTTATATCGATGCAACCGTGCCCGGCGAGATCCATCTGGACCTCATCAAGGCCGGACTCATCACCGAACCTACGGAGGGCCTGAATGCGCTCTCGGCCCGCTGGGTGGAGGAGATGATCTGGAGTTACCGTCGCGAATTTACCGTTCCCCGCTCCGCCCTGAAGGCCGGGACCCGCACCTGGCTGGTCTTCGAAACCCTCGATCTGGTGGCCACCATTGTGCTCAATGGCAAGGAGGTCGCCCGGCACCGCAATTTCTTTTATCCCTGCCGGGTCGAGGTCACCGACACCTTACGTCCGGGCCTGAATGTCCTGGCGGTTCATCTGGACAGCGGCCTGCATGATGTCTCGGACCGGCCCGGCGAACCCTACAGCGGACAGATTGACTACAAGCTGCACAAACGCACCTGGCTGAGGAAGCCCCAGTGCCAGTTCAGCTGGGATTGGTCGACGCGGCTAATCAATGTGGGCATCAGCGGGCCGGTGCGGCTGGAATGGACACGGGACACGGTACGGGTCGACCGCCTGGTCCCGCTGGCCTCACTGGATGCCGATTTACAAAATGGGTCCGTCCACGTGCGTCTGTTTGTCGAAGGCCTTGGCCAGACTCCGGTCCGGGGGGAATTGACGGTCCAGATGACGCCCGGTGACGTTTCGGTGAAACTGCCGGTCGACATCACACCGGGTTTGAACCCCGTTGAGGCCGTGCTCAAGATCGTACAGCCAGAGCTGTGGTGGCCTGCGGGATGTGGCACGCAAGCGCTCTATACGATCACGGCCACCCTGAGCCTCAAGGGCCGCCTCCTGGCCCGGCATGAGGCCGCCATCGGCTTCCGCCATGTCCGGATCGATCAGTCCCCCCATCCGGAAGGCGGCCGGTATTTCACACTTGAAATCAATGGGCGCAAGGTGTTCTGCAAGGGCGGAAACCTGGTCCCTGCCGACATGATCTTTGCCCGGATTACCCCCGACCACTACGAGACCCTGACCGCTCGTGCCCTGGAAGCGAATTTCAATATCCTTCGCGTCTGGGGGGGCGGCCTCTACGAAAGCGACACCCTTTACGACCTGTGCAACCGCAAGGGCATCCTGGTGTGGCAGGAGTTCATTTTTGCCTGCGGCCGGTATCCCGGTAACGACGTGGGGTTCGTGGAGGACTTCAAAAATGAAGCCCGCCATCAGATCCGACGCCTGGCCCAGCATCCCTGCCTGGTCATCTGGTGTGGCAATAACGAGATGGAGCAAGGTTTGTGGGAATGGGGCTTCGATAAATATGGTGCCCTGTTTTCGGACCTGTCCCTCTTCCATCACGTCATCCCGCGGCTTCTGGCCGAAGAGGATCCTACCCGCTATTACCAGCCGTCATCCCCCTACTCGCCTGACGGGCTCAGCCCCACCCGGGACGACTGCGGGGACCAGCATCCCTGGAGTATCGGATTCCATGATAATGATTTCCGCAAATACCGGAAGATGATCAGCCGCTTTCCGAACGAAGGCGGCATTCTGGGGCCGACCTCACTGCCCACCCTGCTCACCTGTCTGCCGGAGGGACACCGCCACATCCAATCCTTCGCCTGGCAATTGCACGACAACAGCATTGACAGCTGGGCTGAGCCCAGTCCCACCGACGGGATGCTTCAGCAATGGCTCGGGCTGGATATCCGGCGACTTACCATCGAAAAGTTCGTCTACTGGGGCGGACTGCTCCAGGGCGAGGGCTTGCGCGAATATGTGGATAATTTCAGACGCCGGATGTTCGACTCCGGGGCCGCTATTTTCTGGATGTTCAATGATTGCTGGCCGGCCACCCGTTCCTGGACGATCGTCGATTACGCCCTGCGCCGGACCCCCGCCTTCTGGGCGGTGAAACGGGCCATGGCGCCTGTTTCCGTCGTCCTTGCGGAGGAGCACGGCAAGGTGATCGTCTATGGCGTTAATGATACGGATCACCCCATCGAAGCCGATCTGCGCTACGGCGTGTTCAAGCTGGCAGGCGGCTATCCCGTCGAGTTGGGTAAGCCCGTCATCCTGGTTTCGAATGCCTCCACCCCACTGGCGGAATTCCCGGCGCGGCTCTGGACGAACCGACGCGCCAGCATGGCCTTTGGCGTTCTGACCCGGAAGGACCAGATCTTGGCCCGCAACCGGCTCTATGATCCGTTCTTCAAGGAAATGGCCTGGCCCAAGGCCAAAGTCCGGATCACGGTAAGTCAGGGAAAGGCCACCTTCAGCTGTGATCAATTCGCCTGGGGGGTGTGCCTGGATTTAGAGGGTGAGACGGCGTTGGTCGATAATTTCTTCGACCTTTATCCTGGTCAGGCACACCATATTCCCTGGCGGAAAAAGAGCCCCCCCCGACTGGTTCATATCGGTAACGACCTGAAGTGATAATACTGGAGTTTTTTCGGATTGTCCCTTATTGTGAATGCTCTTTTATGAGAAACAAGTCATTAAAGGATTATCTCCTGCTCGCGTTGTGGCTGTCCTTGTCCGGACTTGCCACCTCCCTCGTGGCCGCACCAGAAGTGACCGTCCCGGCAGGGATTGTCATGAAAACGCCCGACACGTTCATTGTCAATGACCGCGAGTATACCTCATCAGACCTGATCAAAGGTTTAAAGAAGAACAAAATCCCGACCGCTTCCCCCCTGATCGTTGAAGTTCCCGCCGACACCTCCATGACGGTCATCAAAGATCTGACCCAGCGGCTGGCCACCGCCGGCTACAAACCCTTCTTTAAATACCCGCGTCACGCGGATGCCGCCGTGAAAGATCCCAACGCGCCCCTCACG comes from the bacterium genome and includes:
- the ileS gene encoding isoleucine--tRNA ligase — encoded protein: MFKPVSRKVDFPGQEVEALAFWEQQHIFEKSLEQRKDAPEYVFYDGPPFATGLPHFGHLLAGTIKDIVPRYQTMRGHYVNRRFGWDCHGLPVEYEVEQDLKLSGKRDIETLGVDVFNERCRSIVLRYTREWRQVVTRMGRWVDFDHDYKTMDPAFMESIWWVFKSLWEKQLIYEGHRIVPYCPRCTTPLSNFETNQGYADVQDPAVTIRFKVEGADALYVLAWTTTPWTLPSNMALAVGKDIPYVKIKDGSHFYYLAKDRVAAYYKKGAAFEVVEETTGAALLGLRYEPLFPYYADYKAKGAFRIIAGDFVSTVDGTGVVHIAPGFGEDDSRVGKTENLPAPCPVDAEGRFTEEIPDYVGRAVKEADHDIIKRLKQEGSLIHHAVINHSYPHCWRCDTPLIYRAISAWYVKVEQMRDQILKANSQTRWVPEHLRDGRFGKWLEQARDWNISRNRYWGTPLPVWRSDDGKEVVCIGSAAELETLSGHKVTDLHKHFMDKIEIPSREGRGMLKRIPEVLDCWFESGAMPYAQAHYPFENRTQFESHFPADFIAEGLDQTRGWFYTLTVLSTALFDKPAFRNVIVNGLVLAEDGRKMSKRLKNYPDPSYIINTYGADALRLYLINSPVVRAEDLRFSETGVQDLMRNLLIPLWNAYGFFVTYANVDGWRPESRIQNPESRIQDENLLDRWIRSSMESLSANVTKAMDHYDLQGAVRPFVRFVEDLTNWYIRRSRRRFWKSQDDADKAQAYETLYYVLLNTSKIAAPFIPFISEAIYRNLRTADMPESVHLCDFPGGDSTRRDPALERQMAAVMTVVALGRTLRSAHDLKVRQPLKKLHVACRNAELLACMSDLKEIIMEELNVKEAEFRLSEADFATVKTKANFARLGPKLGPLMRKAAGLVAALKSEQIEILARGESLAVMLDGTAVDLTLDDVIIEHLPREGSVVAAEGGIVVALDTALTPELVAEGLAREFVSKLQNMRKTADLEVTQRIRVQFVGPAEVRQAVATHLEYITSETLSLSCEAVEGIAEGATDWDLNGHPCVIKFEAVVQK
- a CDS encoding Trp family transcriptional regulator, with translation MAKSNYQPDRVLRELASVLSHLSADEVYDVFQAILTPREREKIALRWKLVCLLEKGVTQRAIATRLGISLCKITRGSHELKFGPPAFLKAVRHAVEKKEKT
- a CDS encoding sugar-binding domain-containing protein yields the protein MKKGVERMSLNTLDLNGTWRARWSDGQRGRSEYAQREVTDPARYIDATVPGEIHLDLIKAGLITEPTEGLNALSARWVEEMIWSYRREFTVPRSALKAGTRTWLVFETLDLVATIVLNGKEVARHRNFFYPCRVEVTDTLRPGLNVLAVHLDSGLHDVSDRPGEPYSGQIDYKLHKRTWLRKPQCQFSWDWSTRLINVGISGPVRLEWTRDTVRVDRLVPLASLDADLQNGSVHVRLFVEGLGQTPVRGELTVQMTPGDVSVKLPVDITPGLNPVEAVLKIVQPELWWPAGCGTQALYTITATLSLKGRLLARHEAAIGFRHVRIDQSPHPEGGRYFTLEINGRKVFCKGGNLVPADMIFARITPDHYETLTARALEANFNILRVWGGGLYESDTLYDLCNRKGILVWQEFIFACGRYPGNDVGFVEDFKNEARHQIRRLAQHPCLVIWCGNNEMEQGLWEWGFDKYGALFSDLSLFHHVIPRLLAEEDPTRYYQPSSPYSPDGLSPTRDDCGDQHPWSIGFHDNDFRKYRKMISRFPNEGGILGPTSLPTLLTCLPEGHRHIQSFAWQLHDNSIDSWAEPSPTDGMLQQWLGLDIRRLTIEKFVYWGGLLQGEGLREYVDNFRRRMFDSGAAIFWMFNDCWPATRSWTIVDYALRRTPAFWAVKRAMAPVSVVLAEEHGKVIVYGVNDTDHPIEADLRYGVFKLAGGYPVELGKPVILVSNASTPLAEFPARLWTNRRASMAFGVLTRKDQILARNRLYDPFFKEMAWPKAKVRITVSQGKATFSCDQFAWGVCLDLEGETALVDNFFDLYPGQAHHIPWRKKSPPRLVHIGNDLK